A stretch of the Oceanicola sp. D3 genome encodes the following:
- a CDS encoding ABC transporter permease: MHRALPVLAVLAVLTAVWYLGAWRMNTPWALAQAERAGQELSAGELFTATMNQDRPRLPAPHQVATELWKTTGDMALRGKALSKRSLIYHGAITLGSTLTGFALGVALGILGAVAITYSRVAEMSLMPWAIVSQTIPIVALAPMIVVLSNAVGIEGRGVPKAIISAYLCYFPVMVGMVKGLNSPSHQQLDLLKTYNASGAESFFKLRLPASMPYFFTSMKVAIAAALVGTIIGELPTGAISGLGARILIGDQFGTPLAIWAALFAAAILAGVLVTVIGGVQAVVLKRMGMAR; this comes from the coding sequence GCGCATGGCGGATGAACACGCCCTGGGCGCTGGCACAGGCCGAGCGGGCCGGGCAGGAACTTTCTGCCGGAGAGCTCTTTACCGCGACGATGAACCAGGACCGGCCCCGGCTTCCGGCGCCGCATCAGGTGGCCACCGAGCTGTGGAAGACCACGGGCGACATGGCGCTGCGCGGCAAGGCCCTTTCCAAGCGTTCGCTCATCTACCACGGTGCGATCACCCTTGGCTCCACGCTCACGGGTTTTGCGCTGGGGGTTGCGCTGGGCATCCTCGGCGCGGTGGCGATCACCTACAGCCGGGTGGCCGAGATGAGCCTGATGCCTTGGGCCATCGTCAGCCAGACCATCCCGATTGTGGCGCTGGCCCCGATGATCGTGGTCCTTTCCAACGCGGTGGGGATCGAGGGGCGGGGGGTGCCCAAGGCGATTATCTCGGCCTACCTGTGCTACTTTCCGGTGATGGTGGGCATGGTGAAGGGGTTGAACTCGCCCTCGCATCAACAGCTCGACCTGCTCAAAACCTACAACGCCAGCGGCGCGGAGAGCTTCTTCAAACTGCGGCTGCCGGCCTCGATGCCGTATTTCTTTACCTCGATGAAGGTGGCTATCGCCGCGGCATTGGTGGGCACCATCATTGGCGAATTGCCGACCGGGGCAATCAGCGGGCTGGGTGCGCGCATCTTGATCGGTGATCAGTTCGGCACGCCGCTGGCGATTTGGGCGGCGCTCTTCGCCGCCGCGATCCTTGCGGGCGTGCTGGTGACGGTGATCGGCGGGGTGCAGGCTGTGGTGCTGAAGCGGATGGGGATGGCGCGATGA
- a CDS encoding ABC transporter permease has protein sequence MMAVGAALAFWLATWALNVALARSRWRKARAVRIAVPVIFGLAVLVLWQGLVRGLEVSPVILPAPSDIAVTFANSTETLWEDFVQTVLKGALSGYLIGCGVAFVTAILIDRSAFLTAGLLPIGNFVAALPIVGIAPILVSWFGFDWHSKAAVVVAMVFFPVLVNVVQGLKETEAMQRDLMRTYAASYWQTMLKLRLPAAMPFVFNGLKIATTLALIGAIVAEYFGSPVKGMGFRISTGVGRLAIDLVWAEIAVAALVGTAFYGIVAMIEKFVTFWHPSQRVG, from the coding sequence ATGATGGCGGTGGGCGCAGCTCTGGCCTTCTGGCTGGCGACGTGGGCGTTGAACGTGGCACTGGCCCGCTCGCGCTGGCGCAAGGCCCGCGCGGTGCGGATCGCGGTGCCGGTGATCTTTGGCCTCGCGGTGCTGGTGCTGTGGCAGGGGCTGGTGCGGGGGCTGGAGGTGAGCCCGGTGATCCTGCCCGCGCCGAGCGACATTGCCGTGACCTTTGCCAACTCGACCGAGACGCTCTGGGAAGACTTTGTGCAAACGGTGCTGAAGGGCGCGCTTTCGGGCTACCTGATCGGCTGTGGGGTGGCCTTTGTGACCGCCATCCTGATCGACCGGAGCGCCTTTTTGACAGCCGGGCTGCTGCCCATCGGCAATTTCGTTGCCGCCCTGCCGATTGTGGGGATCGCGCCCATCCTCGTCAGCTGGTTTGGCTTTGACTGGCATTCCAAGGCCGCGGTGGTGGTGGCGATGGTGTTCTTTCCGGTGCTGGTGAACGTGGTGCAGGGGCTGAAGGAAACCGAGGCCATGCAGCGCGACCTGATGCGCACCTACGCGGCGAGCTATTGGCAGACGATGCTGAAATTGCGGCTGCCCGCCGCCATGCCCTTTGTGTTCAACGGGCTGAAGATTGCCACCACGCTGGCGCTGATCGGGGCGATTGTGGCCGAGTACTTCGGCTCGCCGGTGAAGGGCATGGGCTTTCGGATTTCGACCGGGGTGGGGCGGCTGGCGATTGATCTGGTCTGGGCCGAGATCGCCGTGGCCGCGCTTGTGGGAACGGCCTTTTATGGCATCGTGGCGATGATCGAGAAGTTCGTCACTTTCTGGCATCCGAGCCAGAGGGTTGGCTGA
- a CDS encoding ABC transporter substrate-binding protein, with the protein MKKFVLGAGLALAAGAAQAADDVTLQLKWVTQAQFAGYYVAQEKGFYEEEDLNVTIKPGGPDIAPEQVIAGGGADVIVTWMAAGLAARERGVPLVNIAQPFKSGGLQLTCLKETGISSPEDFAGKTLGVWFFGNEYPFYAWMAKLGLPTEGGEDGVEVLKQAFNVDPLLQKQADCISVMTYNEYGQVLDAGISEDELVTFNYLEQGVGMMEDGLYVMEENLSDDAFKEKMVRFVRASMKGWKYAEENPDEAAEIVVDNDETGAQTLDHQKYMMSEVAKLTAGSNGALAPADYEQTVATLLSAVSEDNPAITKEPEGMAYTLEITDEALQ; encoded by the coding sequence ATGAAGAAGTTTGTATTGGGCGCCGGGCTGGCGCTGGCGGCGGGGGCCGCGCAGGCCGCGGATGACGTGACGCTGCAACTCAAGTGGGTCACCCAGGCGCAATTCGCGGGCTACTACGTGGCGCAGGAGAAGGGCTTTTATGAAGAGGAAGACCTGAACGTCACCATCAAGCCCGGCGGGCCGGATATTGCGCCCGAGCAGGTGATTGCGGGCGGCGGCGCCGATGTGATCGTGACGTGGATGGCCGCGGGCCTTGCAGCGCGCGAGCGCGGTGTGCCGCTGGTGAACATTGCCCAGCCGTTCAAGAGCGGTGGCTTGCAGCTGACCTGCCTGAAAGAAACGGGCATCTCCAGCCCCGAGGACTTTGCCGGCAAGACGCTTGGCGTCTGGTTCTTCGGCAATGAGTATCCGTTCTATGCGTGGATGGCCAAGCTGGGCCTGCCGACCGAGGGCGGCGAAGATGGTGTGGAAGTGCTGAAGCAGGCGTTCAACGTGGATCCGCTGCTGCAAAAGCAGGCCGATTGCATCTCGGTGATGACCTACAACGAATACGGCCAGGTGCTGGATGCTGGCATTTCCGAAGATGAGCTGGTGACCTTCAACTACCTCGAGCAGGGCGTCGGCATGATGGAAGACGGCCTTTACGTGATGGAGGAAAACCTGAGCGACGATGCCTTCAAGGAGAAGATGGTGCGCTTTGTGCGGGCCTCGATGAAGGGCTGGAAATACGCCGAGGAAAACCCGGATGAAGCCGCGGAGATCGTGGTGGACAACGACGAGACCGGCGCACAGACGCTTGACCATCAGAAATACATGATGAGCGAAGTGGCCAAGCTGACGGCGGGCTCGAATGGCGCGCTCGCCCCTGCCGATTATGAGCAGACGGTGGCCACGCTGCTTTCGGCGGTGTCGGAAGACAACCCGGCGATCACCAAGGAGCCGGAAGGCATGGCCTATACGCTGGAGATCACCGACGAGGCGCTTCAGTAA
- a CDS encoding carbohydrate ABC transporter permease yields MSHATRMLALAALLLFIALPLVQTVMLSFTATLPRDGVEPGQFTLRNYIHIFQSPALVASIGNSFLYVSLNVALCLAAGLPAAYAFSRYRFTGDRHLLFAMLAFRVTPPVVLSLPIFILFSKVGLVNSPVGIALVHCVFNLPVAIWILESFISAVPREFDETAFLDGQSLRGFFFTKLIPAIAPGIGVAAFFCFIFSWVEVVFARILTGTGGKPITMAINALFSFRTDTGLVMAMTVFSLLPGVLMIVFVRRHIARGFVIRT; encoded by the coding sequence ATGAGCCACGCCACCCGGATGCTCGCGCTTGCCGCGCTGCTGCTCTTCATCGCCCTGCCGCTGGTGCAAACCGTGATGCTCTCTTTCACCGCCACCCTGCCGCGTGACGGGGTGGAGCCCGGCCAGTTCACCCTGCGGAACTACATCCACATCTTCCAGTCGCCCGCGCTCGTGGCCTCCATCGGCAACAGCTTCCTCTACGTCTCGCTCAACGTCGCGCTCTGCCTCGCCGCCGGTCTGCCCGCGGCTTACGCCTTCTCGCGCTACCGTTTCACCGGCGACAGGCACCTGCTGTTTGCAATGCTTGCCTTCCGCGTCACCCCGCCCGTGGTGCTCTCGCTTCCGATCTTCATCCTGTTTTCAAAGGTCGGCCTGGTGAACTCGCCTGTCGGCATCGCGCTGGTGCACTGCGTCTTCAACCTGCCCGTGGCGATCTGGATATTGGAAAGCTTCATCTCCGCCGTGCCGCGCGAGTTTGACGAAACCGCCTTTCTCGACGGCCAGTCGCTGCGCGGCTTCTTTTTCACCAAGCTGATCCCGGCTATCGCCCCCGGCATCGGGGTGGCGGCCTTCTTCTGCTTCATCTTCTCATGGGTCGAAGTGGTGTTTGCCCGCATCCTCACCGGCACAGGCGGCAAACCGATCACCATGGCGATCAACGCGCTCTTCTCGTTCCGCACCGATACCGGCCTCGTCATGGCGATGACGGTGTTTTCGTTGCTGCCCGGCGTGCTGATGATCGTCTTCGTGCGCCGCCACATTGCGCGGGGCTTCGTGATCCGCACCTGA
- a CDS encoding carbohydrate ABC transporter permease, with product MSPQRNRAWFLVLPAVAVMGFVAVLPLLTVLNYSLHDIFTLESRYWIGLEWYEEIITSQRFWASLARSALFSAIVLSIQIPLGIAVALLLRSTRHPTLYLMALALPLVVPWNMIPGMWLSLVSPGGLLSGPLAAIGFDYKFTALHTWALIVTMDTWHWLGLVVILSYAGLSAIPRPYYQAAEIDGASRAAIFRHIELPKIAGALTIVLLLRFVDSFMIYTEAFRINAGGPQGATTFLSLDLGEEINGFSYGSAAARAMTYFLIVITVVWAFVQVTRRREASP from the coding sequence ATGAGCCCGCAGCGCAATCGCGCATGGTTCTTGGTGTTGCCCGCCGTCGCGGTCATGGGCTTTGTTGCGGTGCTGCCGCTGCTGACGGTGCTCAACTATTCCCTTCACGACATCTTCACCCTCGAAAGCCGCTACTGGATCGGGCTGGAATGGTATGAAGAGATCATCACCTCGCAGCGCTTCTGGGCCAGCCTTGCCCGCTCGGCGCTTTTTTCTGCCATCGTACTCTCGATCCAGATACCGCTGGGCATCGCCGTGGCCCTACTGCTGCGCTCCACCCGGCACCCCACGCTCTACCTCATGGCCCTCGCCCTGCCGCTGGTGGTGCCGTGGAACATGATCCCCGGCATGTGGCTTTCGCTCGTCTCCCCCGGCGGCCTCCTCTCCGGCCCGCTGGCCGCCATCGGCTTCGATTACAAGTTCACCGCGCTCCACACATGGGCGCTGATCGTGACGATGGACACATGGCACTGGCTCGGCCTCGTGGTCATCCTCTCCTACGCCGGGCTCTCCGCCATCCCCCGCCCCTATTACCAAGCCGCCGAGATAGACGGTGCCTCCCGCGCCGCCATCTTCCGCCATATCGAACTGCCCAAGATCGCCGGGGCGCTCACCATCGTGCTGCTGCTGCGCTTCGTCGACAGCTTCATGATCTATACCGAGGCTTTCCGCATCAACGCAGGCGGCCCGCAAGGGGCCACCACCTTCCTCTCGCTCGACCTCGGCGAAGAGATTAACGGCTTCTCCTACGGCTCCGCGGCAGCCCGGGCGATGACCTACTTCCTGATCGTCATCACCGTGGTCTGGGCCTTCGTGCAGGTCACCCGCCGCCGCGAGGCCAGCCCATGA
- a CDS encoding NUDIX hydrolase, whose translation MIRHVRLAWDEFLRPMLQRPPRLQVAALCYRRTEGEKEVLLVTSRGTGRWIIPKGWPMRGKDSAGAALQEAWEEAGVRSRKVSKKAIGSYTYEKTHDDGWGVPVETLVYPVAVEELAADFPEASERKRMWVSPDEAANMVREPELQDILRAL comes from the coding sequence ATGATCAGACACGTCCGTCTCGCTTGGGACGAATTTTTGCGCCCTATGCTGCAGCGCCCGCCGCGTTTGCAGGTTGCAGCGCTGTGCTATCGTCGGACCGAGGGCGAGAAAGAAGTTTTGCTCGTCACCAGCCGGGGCACGGGCCGCTGGATCATTCCCAAGGGCTGGCCGATGCGCGGCAAGGACTCTGCCGGGGCGGCGCTTCAGGAAGCCTGGGAAGAGGCCGGGGTGCGCAGCCGGAAGGTGTCCAAGAAGGCGATTGGCAGCTACACCTACGAAAAGACCCATGATGACGGCTGGGGCGTGCCGGTGGAAACGCTGGTTTACCCCGTTGCGGTGGAAGAACTGGCCGCGGATTTCCCCGAGGCCAGCGAGCGCAAGCGCATGTGGGTGAGCCCCGATGAGGCGGCCAATATGGTGCGGGAACCGGAATTGCAGGACATTTTGCGCGCGCTTTGA
- a CDS encoding inorganic phosphate transporter: MSESDYDASHLETLDRDLGRISNLELATGYVARPMVGYGIAFVFVVLAGLVAALIFGQTTSSFIVIIAAVFGAYMALNIGANDVANNMGPAVGANALTMGGAIAIAAVFESAGALIAGGDVVSTIAKGIIAPDSMGSANTFVWAMMAALLSSALWVNLATWVGAPVSTTHSVVGGVMGAGIAAAGFAAVSWGTMGAIAASWVISPVLGGIIAAGFLWFIKSNIIYVDDKIAAARRWVPVLVGIMGGAFASYIALKGIKKLVKIDMLTALGAGVAVAVLIWLVMIPVIRRQSEGLENRNRSLKVLFGIPLIVSAALLSFAHGANDVANAVGPLAAIVQALGTGDFTHAVAIPYWVMVIGALGISFGLFLFGPKLIRMVGSQITKLNPMRAYCVALSAAITVIVASWLGLPVSSTHIAVGGVFGVGFFREWDYERRLRRARGSLPDRPLHGAEERRRRKLVRRSHFMTIIAAWIITVPAAAVLSALLFWGMVTVAG, translated from the coding sequence GTGTCAGAATCCGACTATGACGCCAGCCATCTGGAAACGCTGGACCGTGACCTAGGCCGCATCTCCAACCTCGAGCTTGCCACGGGATACGTGGCGCGGCCGATGGTGGGCTATGGCATCGCCTTTGTCTTCGTGGTGCTTGCGGGCCTCGTGGCCGCGCTCATTTTCGGACAAACCACCAGCAGTTTCATCGTGATCATCGCCGCCGTCTTCGGGGCCTATATGGCGCTGAACATCGGTGCCAATGACGTGGCCAACAACATGGGCCCGGCGGTGGGGGCGAATGCGCTGACCATGGGCGGGGCGATTGCCATTGCCGCCGTGTTCGAGAGCGCGGGTGCGCTGATTGCGGGCGGCGATGTGGTGAGCACCATTGCCAAGGGGATCATCGCGCCCGATAGCATGGGCTCTGCCAACACCTTCGTTTGGGCGATGATGGCGGCGCTGCTCTCTTCCGCGCTTTGGGTGAACCTTGCCACATGGGTCGGCGCGCCGGTTTCGACCACCCACAGCGTTGTGGGCGGGGTGATGGGCGCGGGCATTGCCGCCGCGGGCTTTGCCGCCGTGAGCTGGGGCACCATGGGCGCGATTGCGGCGAGCTGGGTGATTTCGCCGGTGCTGGGCGGCATCATCGCTGCGGGCTTCCTGTGGTTCATCAAATCCAACATCATTTACGTCGATGACAAGATCGCCGCCGCGCGGCGCTGGGTGCCGGTGCTGGTGGGCATCATGGGCGGGGCCTTTGCCAGCTATATCGCGCTGAAGGGCATCAAGAAGCTGGTGAAGATCGACATGCTGACCGCACTGGGCGCGGGCGTTGCCGTGGCGGTGCTGATCTGGCTGGTGATGATCCCGGTGATCCGCCGCCAATCCGAAGGGCTGGAAAACCGCAACCGCTCGCTGAAGGTGCTCTTTGGCATTCCGCTCATCGTCTCTGCGGCGCTGCTCAGCTTTGCCCACGGGGCCAATGACGTGGCCAATGCGGTTGGCCCGCTGGCGGCGATTGTGCAGGCGCTGGGCACCGGGGATTTCACCCATGCGGTGGCCATTCCCTATTGGGTGATGGTGATCGGCGCGCTGGGCATCAGCTTTGGCCTCTTCCTCTTTGGCCCCAAGCTGATCCGGATGGTGGGCAGCCAGATCACCAAGCTGAACCCGATGCGGGCCTATTGCGTGGCGCTCTCGGCGGCCATCACGGTGATCGTGGCCAGCTGGCTGGGGCTGCCGGTGTCGTCGACCCATATCGCGGTGGGCGGGGTCTTTGGCGTGGGGTTCTTCCGCGAGTGGGATTATGAGCGGCGGCTGAGGCGGGCGCGCGGCTCGCTGCCCGACCGCCCGCTGCATGGCGCAGAAGAGCGCCGCCGCCGCAAGCTGGTGCGGCGCTCGCATTTCATGACGATCATAGCCGCGTGGATCATCACCGTCCCGGCCGCCGCCGTGCTTTCGGCGCTGCTGTTCTGGGGCATGGTGACGGTTGCTGGATAA
- a CDS encoding YtoQ family protein, with amino-acid sequence MTLQVYLSGEIHTGWREEIIEGCKGLDVAFSAPVTDHAASDDCGVAILGAEDSKFWHDHKGAKLNAIRTRRGIEQADVVVVRFGEKYKQWNAAFDAGMAAALGKSLIVMHGAEHQHALKEVDAAALAVAETSEQVAQMLRYVLEGVLPG; translated from the coding sequence ATGACGTTGCAGGTTTACCTTTCGGGCGAAATCCACACCGGGTGGCGTGAAGAGATCATCGAGGGCTGCAAGGGGCTTGATGTGGCCTTCAGCGCCCCGGTCACCGACCACGCGGCGAGTGACGATTGCGGCGTGGCGATCCTCGGGGCGGAGGACAGTAAGTTTTGGCATGACCACAAGGGCGCCAAGCTGAACGCCATCCGCACGCGGCGCGGCATTGAGCAGGCCGATGTGGTGGTGGTGCGCTTTGGCGAGAAATACAAGCAGTGGAACGCGGCCTTTGACGCAGGCATGGCCGCCGCGCTGGGCAAGTCGCTTATCGTGATGCATGGCGCGGAGCATCAGCATGCCTTGAAAGAGGTGGATGCGGCAGCACTGGCGGTGGCGGAAACCTCGGAGCAGGTGGCGCAGATGTTGCGCTACGTGCTGGAAGGCGTGTTGCCGGGGTAG
- the acs gene encoding acetate--CoA ligase codes for MTEAKTYPPSAEFAANANVDAAKYEEMYAASVNDPEGFWRDQAKRLDWFTFPETIKNTSFKSDDVSIKWYEDGVLNVAANCIDRHLEKRADQTAIIFEPDDPETPAQHITYRELHEKVCRMANVLLSQGVMRGDRVVIYLPMIPEAAYAMLACARIGAIHSIVFAGFSPDALANRINDSGAKCVITADTAPRGGRVTALKSNTDAALLHCSDKVRCLVVKHTGDQTTWIEDRDVDVKALMETAAPECPPRPMNAEDPLFILYTSGSTGKPKGVVHTTGGYLTYAALTHEVSFDYHEGDVYWCTADVGWVTGHTYIVYGPLANGATTLMFEGVPTYPNASRFWQVVEKHKVAQFYTAPTALRALMGQGDDYVKGADLSSLKVLGTVGEPINPEAWNWYHNVVGGGKTPIVDTWWQTETGGHMMTPLPGAHATKPGAAMKPFFGVQPVVLEPTTGEEIHESPTEGVLAIKDSWPGQMRTVWGDHDRFEKTYFSDYKGYYFSGDGCRRDEDGDYWITGRVDDVINVSGHRMGTAEVESALVAHAKVAEAAVVGYPHEIKGQGIYCYVTLMNGEEPSDDLKKELRTWVRTEIGPIASPDVIQWAPGLPKTRSGKIMRRILRKIAENDFGTLGDTSTLADPSVVDDLIENRAK; via the coding sequence ATGACCGAAGCCAAAACCTATCCGCCCAGCGCCGAGTTTGCGGCCAATGCCAATGTCGATGCCGCCAAGTACGAAGAGATGTACGCCGCATCGGTGAATGACCCGGAGGGCTTCTGGCGCGATCAGGCCAAGCGCCTCGACTGGTTCACCTTCCCCGAAACCATCAAGAACACCTCCTTCAAGTCCGATGACGTGTCGATCAAGTGGTATGAGGACGGCGTGCTCAACGTCGCCGCCAACTGCATCGACCGCCACCTTGAAAAGCGCGCCGACCAGACGGCGATCATCTTCGAGCCCGACGACCCCGAGACGCCCGCGCAGCACATCACCTACCGCGAGCTGCACGAAAAGGTCTGCCGCATGGCCAACGTGCTGCTCTCGCAAGGCGTCATGCGCGGCGACCGGGTTGTGATCTACCTGCCGATGATCCCCGAGGCCGCCTATGCCATGCTGGCCTGTGCCCGCATCGGCGCGATCCACTCCATCGTCTTCGCCGGCTTCTCGCCCGACGCGCTGGCCAACCGGATCAACGACAGCGGCGCCAAATGCGTTATCACCGCCGACACCGCCCCCCGCGGTGGCCGGGTGACCGCGCTGAAGAGCAACACCGATGCGGCCCTGCTGCACTGCTCCGACAAGGTGCGCTGCCTTGTCGTCAAGCACACCGGCGACCAGACCACATGGATCGAAGATCGCGACGTGGACGTGAAGGCGCTGATGGAAACCGCCGCGCCCGAGTGCCCGCCCCGCCCGATGAACGCCGAAGATCCGCTCTTCATCCTCTACACCTCGGGGAGCACCGGCAAACCCAAGGGCGTGGTCCACACCACCGGCGGCTACCTCACCTACGCTGCCCTGACCCACGAGGTCAGCTTCGACTACCACGAGGGCGATGTGTATTGGTGCACCGCCGATGTCGGCTGGGTCACCGGCCACACCTATATCGTCTACGGCCCGCTGGCCAACGGTGCGACCACGCTGATGTTTGAAGGCGTGCCGACCTACCCCAACGCCTCCCGCTTCTGGCAGGTGGTCGAAAAGCACAAGGTTGCCCAGTTCTACACCGCCCCCACCGCCCTACGCGCGCTGATGGGCCAGGGCGACGACTACGTGAAGGGCGCCGACCTCTCCTCGCTCAAGGTGCTCGGCACCGTCGGCGAGCCGATCAACCCCGAGGCCTGGAACTGGTATCACAACGTGGTCGGCGGCGGCAAAACCCCGATCGTCGACACATGGTGGCAAACCGAAACCGGCGGCCACATGATGACCCCCCTGCCCGGCGCCCACGCCACAAAGCCGGGTGCGGCGATGAAACCCTTCTTCGGGGTGCAACCCGTCGTGCTGGAGCCGACCACCGGCGAAGAGATCCACGAAAGCCCCACCGAAGGCGTGCTGGCGATCAAGGATAGCTGGCCCGGCCAAATGCGCACCGTCTGGGGCGACCATGACCGCTTCGAGAAAACCTATTTCTCCGACTACAAGGGCTACTACTTCTCCGGCGACGGCTGCCGCCGCGACGAGGATGGCGACTACTGGATCACCGGCCGCGTCGATGACGTCATCAACGTCTCCGGTCACCGGATGGGCACCGCCGAGGTCGAAAGCGCATTGGTGGCCCACGCCAAGGTCGCCGAGGCCGCCGTGGTCGGCTACCCGCATGAGATCAAGGGTCAGGGCATCTACTGCTACGTCACCCTGATGAACGGCGAAGAGCCATCGGACGACCTGAAAAAGGAGCTGCGCACCTGGGTCCGCACCGAGATCGGCCCCATCGCCTCTCCCGATGTGATCCAATGGGCCCCCGGCCTGCCCAAAACCCGCTCCGGCAAGATCATGCGCCGCATCCTGCGCAAGATCGCCGAGAACGACTTTGGCACCCTCGGAGACACCTCCACACTGGCCGATCCTTCGGTGGTCGACGACCTCATCGAGAACCGCGCCAAGTAG
- a CDS encoding ABC transporter ATP-binding protein, with the protein MNVKPDFSKNANHAATAPAFFSVWDLEAYYGESYIVQGISFNVHEGEILALLGRNGAGKTSTLRAIARLDDPQVTHGEIWLDHEPLHLKRAHEASQLGMGLVPEDRRIIPGLTVEENIKLAQIAPPIGWSLSRLYELFPRLGERKNQEGVTLSGGEQQMLAIARALSRDIKVLLLDEPYEGLAPVIVDEIEKTLRIIKEQGITTIIVEQNAVRALELADRAVILDTGKIVFDGTAAEVLENESLRAEYLAI; encoded by the coding sequence ATGAACGTCAAACCCGACTTTTCCAAAAACGCCAACCACGCCGCCACCGCCCCGGCCTTCTTTTCGGTCTGGGATCTGGAGGCCTATTATGGCGAGAGCTACATCGTGCAGGGCATCTCCTTCAACGTCCACGAAGGCGAGATCCTTGCGCTGCTGGGTCGCAACGGCGCGGGCAAAACCTCCACGCTGCGCGCCATCGCCCGGTTGGATGATCCGCAGGTGACCCACGGCGAAATCTGGCTCGACCATGAGCCGCTTCACCTGAAGCGCGCCCATGAGGCCAGCCAACTCGGCATGGGCCTCGTGCCCGAAGATCGCCGCATCATCCCCGGCCTGACCGTGGAAGAGAACATCAAGCTGGCACAGATCGCCCCGCCCATCGGCTGGTCGCTCTCGCGTCTCTACGAGTTGTTCCCGCGCCTCGGCGAGCGCAAAAACCAAGAGGGCGTGACCCTTTCGGGCGGCGAACAGCAAATGCTCGCCATCGCCCGCGCCCTCTCGCGTGACATCAAGGTGCTCCTGCTCGACGAACCCTACGAGGGCCTCGCCCCGGTGATCGTCGACGAGATCGAAAAGACCCTGCGCATCATCAAGGAGCAGGGCATCACCACGATCATCGTCGAGCAAAACGCGGTGCGCGCGCTTGAACTGGCCGATAGGGCGGTGATCCTCGACACCGGCAAAATCGTATTTGACGGCACCGCCGCAGAAGTGCTTGAGAACGAGAGCCTGCGCGCCGAGTATCTCGCCATCTGA
- a CDS encoding ABC transporter ATP-binding protein, which translates to MGILEVKGVNKRFGGLQALGDVNLSVEENTVHAIIGPNGAGKSTLLNCLVGKLIPDSGSVSFDGKSVLGRSPHEINQMGISRVFQTPEIFGDLTVFENTMIPCFAKRDGTFRLNAIGSVLSQRDMRDMAMTMLEDVNMADKADVHAASLSRGDKRRLEMAMCLAQEPKMLLLDEPTAGMARADTNNTIDLLREIKEKRDITIAIIEHDMHVVFSLAERITVLAQGTPLVEDTPENIKGHPKVQEAYLGGHG; encoded by the coding sequence ATGGGAATTCTCGAAGTCAAAGGCGTCAACAAGCGCTTCGGCGGTCTCCAGGCGCTGGGCGATGTGAACCTGAGCGTGGAAGAAAACACCGTCCACGCCATCATCGGCCCCAACGGCGCGGGCAAATCGACCCTGCTCAACTGCCTCGTCGGCAAGCTGATCCCCGATAGCGGCTCGGTCAGCTTCGACGGCAAGTCGGTGCTGGGCCGCTCCCCGCATGAAATCAACCAGATGGGCATTTCCCGGGTGTTTCAGACCCCCGAGATCTTTGGCGATCTGACGGTGTTCGAAAACACCATGATCCCCTGCTTCGCCAAGCGTGACGGCACCTTCAGGCTCAATGCCATCGGATCGGTGCTGAGCCAGCGCGACATGCGCGACATGGCCATGACAATGCTTGAAGACGTGAACATGGCCGACAAGGCCGATGTCCATGCCGCCTCGCTCTCGCGGGGCGACAAGCGGCGGCTCGAAATGGCGATGTGTCTGGCGCAGGAGCCCAAGATGCTGCTGCTCGACGAGCCAACAGCGGGCATGGCGCGGGCCGACACCAACAACACCATCGACCTGCTGCGCGAGATCAAGGAAAAGCGCGACATCACCATCGCCATCATCGAGCATGACATGCACGTGGTCTTCTCGCTGGCCGAGCGCATCACCGTGCTGGCGCAGGGCACCCCGCTGGTCGAGGACACGCCCGAAAACATCAAGGGCCACCCCAAGGTGCAGGAAGCCTATCTCGGAGGCCACGGCTGA